A single Lactuca sativa cultivar Salinas chromosome 8, Lsat_Salinas_v11, whole genome shotgun sequence DNA region contains:
- the LOC111910897 gene encoding uncharacterized protein LOC111910897 isoform X1, with product MGLSKTEINLRRLLAAAPQQQHQAKLIHYVGTLREQLEQLAAEKTSEGLPRVSKATVSDYSEKIEAIAAKLASQVLNTIESPELPTADTSVSENTTKTEAESISTGTSQGLRRRIVPTSSVEERGQNTPIDATDSAPIKLDAGAQAHISKHRKLQEDLTDEMVILARQLKESTLMMNQSIKNTEKILDSTEEAVEHSLASTGRANTKAMAIYSEASKTSCFTILLMLLMTCIFFMVVFLIKIT from the exons ATGGGACTGAGTAAAACTGAAATCAATTTGAGGCGATTGCTTGCAGCTGCCCCTCAGCAACAACATCAAGCCAAACTTATTCAT TATGTTGGCACTTTAAGGGAGCAGTTGGAGCAACTCGCTGCAGAAAAAACTTCAGAAGGGCTACCAAG AGTTTCAAAAGCTACAGTGAGTGATTACTCTGAGAAAATTGAAGCTATTGCAGCTAAGTTGGCTTCCCAAGTG TTGAACACCATAGAATCTCCAGAGCTGCCCACTGCTGACACTTCTGTAAGtgaaaatacaacaaaaactgAAGCGGAAAGTATCTCCACTGGCACTTCTCAAGGGTTGAGAAGAAGAATTGT GCCCACATCAAGTGTTGAAGAGAGAGGCCAAAATACTCCTATTGATGCAACTGATTCAGCTCCTATCAAATTGGATGCTGGAGCACAGGCTCATATTTCAAAACACAG gaagcttcaagaagacttgacTGATGAAATGGTTATCCTTGCACGCCAACTCAAAGAGAGTACTCTCATGATGAATCAATCCATAAAAAACACCGAAAAA ATTCTTGATTCGACAGAGGAAGCAGTGGAACATAGCTTAGCAAGCACAGGGAGAGCCAATACAAAGGCAATGGCTATATACTCGGAGGCTTCCAAGACTTCATGCTTCACTATCCTTTTGATGCTTCTAATGACATGTATCTTTTTCATGGTGGTTTTTCTTATCAAAATCACATGA
- the LOC111910897 gene encoding uncharacterized protein LOC111910897 isoform X2: MYVIYTLYVGTLREQLEQLAAEKTSEGLPRVSKATVSDYSEKIEAIAAKLASQVLNTIESPELPTADTSVSENTTKTEAESISTGTSQGLRRRIVPTSSVEERGQNTPIDATDSAPIKLDAGAQAHISKHRKLQEDLTDEMVILARQLKESTLMMNQSIKNTEKILDSTEEAVEHSLASTGRANTKAMAIYSEASKTSCFTILLMLLMTCIFFMVVFLIKIT; this comes from the exons ATGTACGTCATCTACacattg TATGTTGGCACTTTAAGGGAGCAGTTGGAGCAACTCGCTGCAGAAAAAACTTCAGAAGGGCTACCAAG AGTTTCAAAAGCTACAGTGAGTGATTACTCTGAGAAAATTGAAGCTATTGCAGCTAAGTTGGCTTCCCAAGTG TTGAACACCATAGAATCTCCAGAGCTGCCCACTGCTGACACTTCTGTAAGtgaaaatacaacaaaaactgAAGCGGAAAGTATCTCCACTGGCACTTCTCAAGGGTTGAGAAGAAGAATTGT GCCCACATCAAGTGTTGAAGAGAGAGGCCAAAATACTCCTATTGATGCAACTGATTCAGCTCCTATCAAATTGGATGCTGGAGCACAGGCTCATATTTCAAAACACAG gaagcttcaagaagacttgacTGATGAAATGGTTATCCTTGCACGCCAACTCAAAGAGAGTACTCTCATGATGAATCAATCCATAAAAAACACCGAAAAA ATTCTTGATTCGACAGAGGAAGCAGTGGAACATAGCTTAGCAAGCACAGGGAGAGCCAATACAAAGGCAATGGCTATATACTCGGAGGCTTCCAAGACTTCATGCTTCACTATCCTTTTGATGCTTCTAATGACATGTATCTTTTTCATGGTGGTTTTTCTTATCAAAATCACATGA